TCGTCCCGCAGTGGGTGTGGAACACGCTGTTCATTCAGGGCGACGGCCTGCTCGTGACCGCCGAGAACGCAATTATGGGTGTCACCATAGCCGTCCTCAGTTTCGTTGGCAGTATGGGCAACGTCCCGTTCGCCGTCGCGCTGTGGGGCGGTGGCGTCAGCTTCGCCGGGATCATCGCGTTCGTCTACGCTGACCTCATCACGATTCCCGTGCTGAACGTCTACCGGAAGTACTACGGCTGGAAGATCATGCTGTACATCCTCGGCGTCTTTTTCGTGACGATGGCGTTCACTGGCTTCCTCATGGAGCTGCTGTTCGACGCGCTGGGAATCGTTCCGGATCTGGCGGGCGGCGAGACGGCGACGGAGCAGACGTACTTCAAACTCAACTACACGTTCTATCTCAACCTCATCGCGTTCGCGCTCTCCGGGTTCCTGCTGTATGTTTATCGTCGCGGTCTCGGTGCGCCCGGCCAGTACCGCGACCCCGTCTGTGGGATGCGGACTGACGACAGCGAGCCATCGGCGACGCACGACGGCGAGACGTACTACTTCTGCTCGCAGACCTGCAAGGAGACCTTCGGGGAAAACCCGGACGAATACGCCACCGGGCATCCGATGGTGATGGAGGGGCACGACCACTGACGGACAGCTCGTTGATGGTTCACAGTCTCGATTGAGTACGTCAGTCGTGCTTGGACACATCCGCTGACGCGGCAATACTGAACACGCTACCGTGACTCTTGAGCAGAGAGAATTGGAAGCCGAATTTATGATACCCGCCTTTGAATTCTGACTGAATGTACGACCGAATTCTCCTGTCGACCGATGGAACTGTTGCGTCTGAAGATGCTGAAACGCATGCACTCGAGCTCGCAGCCGCTCACAACGCAGTCCTCCATGTGCTCTACGTCGTTGACGAGGATGTCGTAACTGCGTACAGCGGGGACGAGTACGTCGACGAAGCCGAAGGTCCCGAACACGGTCTCGAAGAACACGGCGAGGAGACGCTTTCCGAACTCCGACGTCGAGCCGCAGAAACCGATGTCGATGTCGAGACGGCAATGCAACATGGCCGCCCCGCTGAGACCATCGTGGACCACGCAGACGACTGTGACGCCGATCTCCTCGTGCTCGGTACCAAACGCCGGCCGGACGAATATCGTGCGTTGCTCGGAAGTGTCACCGACCGCGTCCTTCGGCTGACGACGCGTCCGGCAACCGTCGTGAAAACCGAAGTCAGCGAGTAGGGAACGACCGTCCGTTACCGTCCATCATCTGGTGTGAGACGGGCGCGACGGCGGTCAAACTCCTCGTCGTCGATCTCGCCACGGGCGTACCGCTCTTGGAGGACGGCGAGTGCGCTATCCTCAGCGGGGCCGTTCGATTGCGACCGCGTTCCCAGCCAGTAGATGAAACCGAGGGGGACGGCGACGAGGAGTGCCATCCACAGGAGCCCGAACAGCATCATCCCCCAGCCCCAGCTACCCCATTCGGCCATGTGGCCGTCGTTCCACATCCCGTCGTGCCAGCCCCACATCATTGCATCTGGGACAGTCGCGTGTGTTAGCGCCATTCCGGCGACGACGGCCAGAGCCAGCGCTCCGACGACGATGAGTCCCAGAGAACGAATCCCGCGTGCTTGAATTGGATTTTGCATTGTTGTACTCCCAAAGGTCTCGGCGTGGTTAGCCGAGGATGTATTCGAGGGCGGGGTAGCGCTCGACGAGCGTCTCGCCGCCGACGTCGTAGTTCTCGATGTACTGGTCGAGGCCCAGGATGCGGCCCGCGGCGAACGCGGCGACCGCGAGGAACACGAGCATGTACGCGAAGTCCCCGTTGATGAACCCGTGGCCCATGTCCCAGTTCCCGAAGTAGAACATGAGCATCATGAGCGCGCCGAAGAACGCCGCGAGGCGGACGAACGCGCCGACGAGCAGGCCGAGGCCGATGAACAGCTCGCCCCACGGCACGGCGACGTTCGCGAACTCGACGAACCACGGCGTGCTACCCATCCACGCGAACATGCCCGCGAGCGGGTTGCCGTTGGTCGCCGCGACGTTCGACAGGTAGCCGCCGGCGGCGAACTCGCCGGTGATCTTCGTGAACCCGGAGTACGCGAACGCGTACCCCATCATGAGCCGGAGCGCGAGCACGAACCACGCGCTGAGGCTGTGGACTTTCCCGCCGACGGTCAGGCCGCCGACTCTGCTCTCGAGCTGGTTCATGCCGGAGTCGAGTGTGGACATAATTATTGCACCTTCAACTATCAGTAGGCGGAGTAAGACGATATAATAGCGAGCCGGCGTTCTGAGTCAGAAAACCGGGGGACTATATTACCCTCCTGTCGCGAGTACGGACGTGTGACTGAGGAGGCCGACCCGTCGGACATCTTCGCGACGCTCGACGACGAGTACGCCCGCGACATCCTCGTGGCGACGAAGACTGACCGACTGTCTGCGAAGGAACTCAGCGAGGAATGCGACATGTCACGCCCGACCGTCTCGCGGCGTGTCACCAGCCTCGTCGAGCAGGGCCTCCTCGAGGAGTACACGCACGTCGATCCCGGTGGCCGGCACTACAGCGAGTACGAGGCACGCCTCGAACGCGTCGAAGTCCTCCTGCAGGCGGAGGGGTTCGATGTCCAGATCGATGTCCGGCCGGACCCCGCCGACCGGATCACGTCCATATTCGAGGAGATGCGGGGAGACTGACTCATGGAACACACGTTATTCGTCATTGGCAAGCTGTTCACGACCGTATTGGCGCTGGTCATCGCCTACCAGGCCTATCGCGGATACCAACGGCATCACACACAGTTGCTGCTGTACGTCGCCGCTGGCTTCGCGCTGGTCGGGCTGGGCGGCCTTCTCGAAGGCGTTCTCTTCGAACTCCTCCAAGTGTCTATCTTCGAAGCGGGATTCGTCGCAGCACTCGTCACCGCCGCCGGGATGCTGTCGATCCTCTACGCTCTGTATGCCCCGAACCCCTGAGGATTCGGGACGTTCATTCGAAAAGCGGCCTCTGGGCGTCGTTCCCGATTAGAAGCCACTATTCTTCGGACTCCCCTTATTCTCGCCAGTGTAGGACCGCAGCGGGAATTATGTCCGTACCGGTCCTACCATATCGTATGATTCGAACACTCGTGGGTGTCCTTGGCGCTCTCTCAGCGCTGTTCCCGGACGAAATCGTCGAGCTCTTCGAGAAACTCGCGATTGCGAATCCAAGCGAGGGAACGGTGAGAGGGTGGGTACGTCCAGCAGTCCGGTCGGAGGGCGTTCTGATAGCTGCGATTTCCCTCTTTAACGGGCGGGCATACACGTGGCTAATGAATCTTACCGGCCTGTTCGGCGCGATCGTCCTCCTGTTTCCCGATCTGTATCGGAGATTTGCCACCGCGTTCCTGTACGAGCGTCCGGAGTCGATCGAATGGAACGAGCGATTCAAATCGGCCGTTCGGGCTATCGGCGCACTATACGTCTTTTTAGCAGCGAAGACGTACAGAGAGCGCCACAACGATACCTGATCCTACCTGCCATCGACAGCTGGCCAAGGGTCAGTTCATCATCGTCGCGTGGTCTTCACTACTGCGTTCCCCGCCGCCGACTGAATCCTGATTGTGGAGCCAGTAGAGGAACAGGAAGAACACAGTCGCGAGGACGTTCAATACGAGCTTGTAGTTGAGTTCGATGGATACCTCGGCAGCCTCGGCGGCAGCCCGCGAGGGGATGAGGCCGACGCTCAGGAAGAGGAAGTGAATCACGAACCCGACGATGACTGCAGCGACGAAGATCATCAGAGACAGAACCGCCGCGAACGTCGTTCCGTAGTACTCGTCGTAGGCTTTCATGATCGGGGGGACGATGAGGTCAGCGAAGATGTACGAGAGCACCGATCCGAATGGCAGCCCCCGTGTCCAGAGAACGGTGCCGAACGGGACATTCCCGACCGAACAGACGAAGGTGACGACACCAATAATCGCCCCCAGCGCAGCCGTCCAGAGGACGTACACCGGCAAGCCGAACGTGGCTCCGGAAAAGACGCTCGTCCAGACTGATTCGGGGATGAACCCGGCAATGAGGCCGGCGAAGATGAACCCGATAGCGATTTCATCCCACAACATCGCCCATTCTTTCCACTGTTTGTCCGCGAGCGACTTCCACCCCGACCATGAGGTCGCCTTCTCCGGGATAGAGGTGTTCGCCGCTTCCGGGTCGAAGGAGTCCTTGCAGGACTGTGAACAGAAGTAGTACGTCTGGCCATCGTGTTCGATGGAGTAGTCCGTCTCCTCGGGATCGACGTCCATCCCACAGACGGGGTCCTGTACGGTGATCCCCTCGTCGTCGGTGACATTCTCGCGTGCTTCGTCGAGAATCTTGTCGGGAACGACGTAGACGAAGCCGACCGACATCAGGCCGATGAGGAGCAGCCCACCGATGATGTCGGCAAGCAGGAACTCCCAGCCGAGCAGCAGCCAGATGACGATCCCGATCTCGATGACGAGATTCGTTGAGGCGAACTGGAACGCTGCTAGCGCCGCCGCCGCGGACGCTCCCTTCTTGTAGAGGTTCTTTGCCGTAGCGATAGCTGAGTACGAACACGACGAGGAGACGAACCCGAAGAACGTAGCGACGCCGAGCGATCGCGGACCGTGGCCTTCGAGCAGCTCCGAGATCTGCTGGGTCGATACCCACGCCTCAACGCCGCCGGCGATAGCGAACCCGAGGACGAGCGCCCACCAGGTGATCCACGCCATCGCGGCGGTCGTTGTCGCGGCCTGCCGCGCGCTCTCCGCGAAGAACGTCCCGAGGGATTGGTTGGTCGTCACGAGGCCGATGGTGACAGTGATTACGGCGATGACCGTGAGGATCGCGTAATCTGATCTGTCCATTATCGAGGTGTTCTATGATACGGGTCCTCTTCCTAATGCGCTTGTGGCTTCTATCGCGGGCTGTCTCGTGTGTTGGTCTTTCGATTCCATGGTTGTATCCGGGGGAGAGATTTGGAATCTGAGCCGGGCCTTCAGCGAGGTATTACGGAGTTGTAGCTGATGGAGTGGATGCTCACAAGCTTGTCTCCCTCAGCGAGACGGTGATATGATTGGTGAATTAACGGTCCTGACGCCGGAACCACAGCTGTGGCATGATCTGGATTACGAAATTAGTAAACGGCCATTCGTTTTGGATATAATTTTTGTGCGGTCTGATACTGGGGTTTCCTAAGCGAAATCGCATTAGAACATGTGTCCGTACATACGAATGTGATGAACGGAGCTTCCAAGGGTGACGACGCCAGAGGTACCGCGGACAGTTCTGGTGACACCGTCGTTAGTGCGAACAGCGTCGAGAAGACCTACGACTCTATCCTCCCGTTCACCCGATCCGTCGAAGTACTCGACGGCGCGACCCTCCACGTCGAGCGTGGACAGGTTGTCGGGATAATGGGCGAGAACGGGAGCGGGAAGTCGACGCTCATGGGCATCCTCGCCGGTGTCCTTGACCATGACGCCGGCGAGGTTGAACGGGCGGGCTCTATCGGCTGGTGTCCGCAGGAGCCGCGGCTGTACGACCGGCTGACCGTCGACGAGACCTTCCAACTGTTCGGAACTGCCTACGGGATGAGCGACGACGAGATCGTCGACGCCAGAGCGTGGCTGACCGACGTGCTGGACTTCGAGCGCTTCCGTGACAGGCAGATCCGCCACCTCAGCGGCGGGAACCGGCAGAAAGTCAACCTCTCGGTCGCGTTGATGCACGAGCCCGACCTCCTCCTCCTCGACGAACCGTACACCGGGTTCGACTGGGAGACGTTCCTGGCCTTCTGGGACTTAACTGAAGAGCTTCGCACCCGCGGCGTCGGTGTCGCCATCATCTCTCACATCATCAACGAGCGCGACCGGTTCGACGTCGTCTACGAGCTCCACGAAGGCCACCTCCACAGACAGGAGATCGGCGACGACGATGGCCTCAGCTCGGAGCCAACAGACGACGACGTCGCCTGCGAGCGGACCGCCTCATTTATCGACGAGGCTGGTGCCGGGAGCGGTCAGCGAGCGACCGCCGGACAGGAGGAAAGCGAATGAGCACCGTTCACCGGACTCTGGCGGGCATCCAAGCGAGCACGCGTTCGTTCGTCCGGGAGCCGTTCACCGTCGTGTTGCTGGTCGTCCTGCCGGCGCTGTCGATCCAGATTTACGGGATCGGCATGGGGCAGTTTCCCGACGTAGGGGTCTTCGCGGTGAGCGGGTCGGTCGCGACAGTCGGACGAATCACCGGCGCCGTGTTCGCCACCGGCGCGCTCGCGGGCGTCCTCGGCCTCTTCCAGATGATTAGCGCCCGGCACGCCGACCGCAGACTCGCTATCTGTGGCTTTCGCGGCGTCGAACTCGTCACCGCACGGTTCGCGACCGTCGCCGTCGCGAGCGCCGTCGTCAGTGTGGTCGCCACGCTCTCTCTGATTGTCCTCGTTGACGACCCGATTAGAGCACCGCTCGCCGCGTTCGGAGGGCTCGCGATAGCCGGTGCCATATACGGCCTGCTCGGCATCGTCGTCGGCAGCGTGCTCCCGAGGGAACTCGAGGGCTCGCTGTTGCTAGTCATCCTGGCCGACGTGGACAATGTGTTCGCGAGCGGCCTGTTCGGCATCGAGGATAGCATCACGCAGTTCGCACCGCTCGCGCACCCGCACGCCATCGTGACGGAGGCCGTCGTCGAGGGCGCGCTAGCGACCGGACACCTCGTCCCGGCTCTCGGCCACCTTTCGCTATTTGCCCTCTTGAGCGTCGCCGCGTACACGTACCAGCTCGAGTCAGGAGGTGACGCCTGATGAACCGCCGTGTCACGACCGCCGTGCGGATGGGCGTTCGAGAGTTCCGCCGGACGCCGGTCCTCCTGGCGCTGCTTGTGTTCCTGCCGGCGTACATCATCGGCGCGTTCGTCCTGCTCGTCCCGGATGTCGACGTCCCCGCGACGATTGACGGAACGAGGGTCGCTGTCCCCATGACGGACTTCGCGGCGGCGTTCATGACGCCCGTTACTGTCGCCATCCTCTCGGGTATCGTCGGACTGTTCCTCGTCCAGACGTCGCAAGCGGCCGACGACAGGCTCCGGCTGGCCGGCTATACTGCGACTGACCTCGTCGTCTCACGGGTCGGTACGCTCGGACTCGGGATCGTCGTCGTCACGATGGCGTCGGTTGTCGTCGCCGTGTTCGCGTTTACGCCCGAATCGACCGTTCCGTTCGTCGCCGCGACGCTGCTGGTCGGGCTCACGTACGGTATCCTCGGCGTTGTTGTCGGCATCGTGTTGGGTCGACTGGGCGGGGTGTACGTGATGCTGTTTTCGCCGATGGTCGACGTCCTCCTGTTCCAGAATCCGCTCGCGACTGACGCGCCTGAGTGGACGAAACTACTGCCGAGCCACTACGCGACGAACGCGCTCTTCGACGCGGCATTCACGTCGAGCATCGACGTGTGGGATTTCGGCGGTGCCGTCGCATATACCGTCGGCCTCCTCGTAATCGGCGTGCTGGTCTTCTATCAGGCGACAGACGTCGAGTGACTTCTCCAACGACCAAAGTCGTGGTAGAAATTATGAAGCGCGGTGCGTAATCCCGAATCAGTCAGCCCCCTCTCGGAGTTGCTCGTACTTCTCCTCAAACCGAGCCTCACACGATGGACAACAGAACTGGTACAGCTCTCCATCGATGCGGGTGGCTGTTCCTTCACTGTCAACTGTATTTCCACACTGAGCGCAGGAGAGCGCGAACTCCGTTTCCCCCAATTCTGGTGCCCAGTTAGCGCCTGCGAGAAGCGTTACCTCAAAGTCGTCGACTGCTCCGGTGTCGATGGTATCCGCAAGCCAGCTTGCGATGTCTGTATCTGGAACTCTGGCGTACAGGACTAGGTCCGCTTCGGCAGTGGTAAATACGTGTTCGATGGCGCCTTCGTCGATGAGATCGTCTTTGATCGATGCAGCGCTATGGCTGGCTGATTCGACATCGAGCGTAATCAGGACCGGAATTCCGCCGCGGAGCTGTGAGCGATCGACGTCAAGCGTGAACCGATTAATAATTCCCATCTCTTGTAGCCGTTCGACTCGGTCCGACACAGCTGGCGCTGAGAGGTCTACAACATCTGCGATCTCACTGTACGGTCGACGAGCGTCCAACATCAGTAGCTGAATAATCTCGAGGTCAGTTTCGTCCAAGTCGCGCATAGTAGCACGCCGTTGGCGAGTAACTAAAGAATCACGACCATCTCTGTTTTGATTCTAAAGTCAAACCGAACCTCATACCAGCCTATCGAAGGAGAAATCCGCTAAAGGGAGGAGGGCATACATTCATACGTATGACGACGACCATCAGCGTTGAGGGGATGACCTGTGGCCACTGTGAACAGACAGTAGAAGAAACGCTTCAAGAGATACCTGGCGTGACCGACGCGACCGCAGACCGGGAAGCTGAACAGGCGAAGGTGGATGGTGACGCCGACGCCTCGGTCCTCGTTGAGGCTGTCGAAGACGCCGGTTACACTGCCCACGCCTAAGTAGTGTATCTCTGGGGATAGCACATCACGCTCCTGGGTGAACGGTCCACCGTTCTCTTCGGAGTTTGCCCACCTTGACCCTGTTGTACGGTTTCAGGGACCGAACTTTCAGGAAGCCGGCGGAACCACCTCAATAGAGAACATGATCTATGGACGACCACAAAGATACAGCTAAGAATTCCCAGGGCGGAGAGGACCAGCAGGACACCACCAGTCACCAGCACGAACACGGCGACCACGATGAAGCGGTCGCGGAATCTGACGAGGAAGGGGTAGAACAGGAGCTACTAGAGGAGGAGGCTCACCCTGCTGCGGCAGGTGAGATGGCGTCCCACGAACAGCACGAACACGCCGGCCACGAGGGCGACGGGCACGGCCACGGTTCCCACGAGGGACACGGCGAGGGCCATGGCGGGATGCACGAAGGCCACGAGCAGATGTTCCGGCGACGCTTCTTCGTCTCGACACTCCTGTCGGTTCCCGTCCTCCTGTACAGCGAAATGCTGCAGGAGTGGCTCGGCTTCTCCGTCCCCACGTTCCCGGGGAGCGAGTGGATCAACCCGGTGTTCGCCGTCATCGTCTTCGCGTACGGTGGGGTCCCGTTCCTCCAGATGGCGGTGCCGGAGCTGAAAGACCGGTCGCCGGGGATGATGACGTTGATCTCGATGGCGATCACCGTCGCGTTCGTCTACAGTCTCGCGAGCGTGGTCTTCCCGACGCAGTCTGCGTTTTTCTGGGAACTCGTCACGCTGATCGACATCATGCTGCTGGGCCACTGGATCGAGATGCGGTCGGTCCGGCGGGCCTCCAGCGCGGTCGACGAACTGGCGAAACTGATGCCAGACACCGCCGAGCGTATTACCGACGACGGAGAAACCGAGGAGGTTCCCGTCAGGGAGCTCTCGGAAGGCGATCTCGTGCTCGTCCGGCCGGGCGCAAGTGTCCCTGCTGACGGCACCGTCGAGGAAGGTGATTCGGACGTCAACGAGTCGATGATCACTGGCGAGTCCAAGCCCGTCTCGAAGGAGCCTGGCGACGAGGTCATCGGCGGCACCATCAACGGCGATGGTAGTCTCCGCGTCCGTGTTGGCGCGACGGGCGAGGAGACGACGCTGGCGGGCATCATGCGTCTCGTCGAGGAAGCCCAGCAGAGCAAGTCCAAGACGCAGGTACTGGCCGACCGGGCGGCAGGCTGGCTGTTCTACGTCGCGCTCGGGGCGGCAGTCGTGACGGCGATTGCGTGGACCGTCGCGGTCTCGTTCGACGCGACCGTCATCGAGCGAGTCGTGACGGTGCTCGTCATCGCCTGCCCGCACGCCCTCGGGCTCGCCATTCCGCTGGTCGTCGCGATCAACACGTCGCTCGCCGCTCGCAACGGGATGCTCGTTCGCGACCGCATCGCGATGGAAGACGCACGGAATCTGGACGCGATCATCTTCGACAAGACAGGGACGCTTACTGAGGGTGAACACGGCGTCGTGGATATGGCGACCGTCGACGGCGTTGACGAGGACGACGCGCTCGGGCTGGCGGCAGCCGTCGAGAGTGACTCCGAACACATGATCGCCCGAGCGATCCGTGAGGCCGCCGACGAGCGAGATGTAACTACTCCTGACGCGACAGCCTTCGAGGCGATCAAAGGACGAGGGGTCCGGGCGAATGTCGACGGAAACGAGGTGTACGTCGGTGGCCCGAACCTGTTGGCCCAACTCGATAGCGAAATTCCCGACCATCTCCAGCACTTCGCTGACGAGGCCGGTCAGAACGCCCAGACTGTGGTGTATCTCGTTCGTGACGGAGAGCTGATCGCCGCCTTCGCGATGGCCGACGTGATCCGCGAGGAGAGTTTCCGCGTCGTCGACGCCCTCCACGATCTGGGCATCGAGGTGGCGATGCTGACTGGGGACTCCCAGGACGTCGCCAACGCTGTCGCCGACGAACTGGGCATCGACACGGTGTTCGCGGAGGTCCTACCCCAAGACAAGGACGAGAAAGTCCAGGAACTCCAGGACCAGGGCAAACTCGTGGGGATGGTCGGCGACGGCGTCAACGACGCGCCGGCGCTGACGCGAGCCGACGTCGGCATTGCGATCGGGAGTGGCACCGACGTCGCGGTCCAGTCGGCCGACGTTATTCTCGTGCAGAACAACCCGATGGACGTCGTTCGGCTGGTGAAGCTCAGTAAGGCGAGCTACCGGAAGATGCAGGAGAACATCGTCTGGGCCGCCGGCTACAACGTCTTCGCGATTCCGCTCGCAGCAGGCGTGTTGGCACCGATTGGGATTCTGCTGTCCCCCGCTGTGGGTGCACTTCTGATGTCGTTGAGTACGGTCATCGTCGCGATCAACGCTCAGCTGCTCCGCCGCGTGGACCTGTCCATCCCCGAGCTTCCAAGCGGGACACCAGCGACTGACGCACAACCTGCAGACTGAACCGCTCCCGATCGCTTCGGAGCTTCTTTCAATTGAGTTCGGTTAATGGACAGCAAATGGCGACACTGCGTGATTTCGGTGGGTATCGCTATGCGGTCACCGATTCCACAGTTATCCCGAGGGGTGCGAAGTTTGGTATACACAGACGCTTCCTCTGATGGGCGACATTGTTGCGCCAGCACTAGGTTTATACCGTTAGACGGACTTCATTCCGATATGAGCCTCGAAGAGACGGTTGACTACCTCGCCGAGGAACTCGACCTCGAGCGAAGTGAACACGTCCGTGAGGTTGGTCAGTCGGTCGCCGAGCTTCGCGACTGATCAAAACATTTCTCTGAAGTCTCGTTCGACCAGTCCGTTCTCCAGATACGTGGTAAGCTAGCCCACGGCTAAAGCCGTGGGCGTTCAGCGTGGACTCCCGCTCTGGCCGACACTGTCGGCAGGAGAATCATACGCCCCGTTCGCGTTCAGCGTCCCGCTGTTCAAGCGCACGCCTACGGGTGCGCCTCCACCGGAGCCAGTTTGGGTCCGACGGAGATACCGCAGTCCAATATTCTTCGCGGCGTTGTAGTCAGCGTGGTTCTCGTAGCCACACTTCAGACACTCGAACAACTCACTCTCACGATTATCCGGGTGCGTAAACCCACACGTCGAACACCGCCGAGAGGTATTCTCCGGGTCAACCTGCTCTACGTCGATGCCGTACTCGGCGGCCTTGTACTGGACGTATTCGTAGAGGCGGTTGAACGCCCACTTGTGTCCCCACGACGCCCCAGTGCGGTCACGGATGTCCGTCAGGTCTTCGAACGCTATCACCGAACACTCGTACTCGCGGGCTTCAGCTACCAACTCGTTCGATATACGGTGGAGCGTGATCTTGAATCGGCCTTTCTCTTTCCGTCCAACGGATTGGATGTTCTCATGCGCCCATCGCGTCCCGCACTGCTGGAGATTGCCACGGCGGTTCTCGTATTCGCGCCGCCAGTGGTCGAACTCATCACCAGTCCAGAACGTGCCCGTCGAGGCGACGGCCAGATTGTTCACGCCGAGGTCTACCCCGAGAACCGTTCTGTTCTCGGTGGCATCCTGTTCCGGCGTGTCGGACTCCACCTCCATTTTGCAGTGGATGTGAAGCATCCAGCTGCCGTTCGAGTAGTGCAGTTCGGCTCCCGTGGTTTCGTACTCGTCCGAGAAGATGTATTCCGCGTGGGGCGTCTCTCGCTCGTTGTCGGGGAGCACGTAGTCGGCTTCGATGCGACCGTCAACAGTCGCCAGCGACACGGACTCGTCGTGGAAGGTGGCGGTGCGATGGTCGTAGACGACGTGTGGGCTGGTGAAATACGGCCTCGACGCTTTCTTGCCGTTTTTCCACTTCTCGACCACGCTCTTGCAGGCGTCAGCAGCCTTGTTTCGGGCGGCTTGGACGTGATTGCTGTGCAACGCCGTTTCGTCGCGCACGTCTTCGTAGGTGTCGTCGTGGAGCGTGGTTTTGCTCGTCGTGACGTATTCGCCCTCGAACGCGTGGCGTGTGACGTAGTTGGCGGCCCACAGAAACTCGTCGACGGTGTCTTCGAGGAGTGCGGCGTCGTCACTGTCCACGTCAAGCTTGACCGGGACAGTACGCCGCTTCTCCATACATCATATGTAGTTTTGGTGGTTCAAAAGTATTGGGGGTCGACCCCGTCGTCGTCGGTGGGTTGTCGCACGGAGTGTACG
The window above is part of the Halosimplex rubrum genome. Proteins encoded here:
- a CDS encoding DUF7521 family protein, coding for MEHTLFVIGKLFTTVLALVIAYQAYRGYQRHHTQLLLYVAAGFALVGLGGLLEGVLFELLQVSIFEAGFVAALVTAAGMLSILYALYAPNP
- a CDS encoding heavy-metal-associated domain-containing protein yields the protein MTTTISVEGMTCGHCEQTVEETLQEIPGVTDATADREAEQAKVDGDADASVLVEAVEDAGYTAHA
- a CDS encoding permease, with product MDRSDYAILTVIAVITVTIGLVTTNQSLGTFFAESARQAATTTAAMAWITWWALVLGFAIAGGVEAWVSTQQISELLEGHGPRSLGVATFFGFVSSSCSYSAIATAKNLYKKGASAAAALAAFQFASTNLVIEIGIVIWLLLGWEFLLADIIGGLLLIGLMSVGFVYVVPDKILDEARENVTDDEGITVQDPVCGMDVDPEETDYSIEHDGQTYYFCSQSCKDSFDPEAANTSIPEKATSWSGWKSLADKQWKEWAMLWDEIAIGFIFAGLIAGFIPESVWTSVFSGATFGLPVYVLWTAALGAIIGVVTFVCSVGNVPFGTVLWTRGLPFGSVLSYIFADLIVPPIMKAYDEYYGTTFAAVLSLMIFVAAVIVGFVIHFLFLSVGLIPSRAAAEAAEVSIELNYKLVLNVLATVFFLFLYWLHNQDSVGGGERSSEDHATMMN
- a CDS encoding AsnC family transcriptional regulator, giving the protein MRDLDETDLEIIQLLMLDARRPYSEIADVVDLSAPAVSDRVERLQEMGIINRFTLDVDRSQLRGGIPVLITLDVESASHSAASIKDDLIDEGAIEHVFTTAEADLVLYARVPDTDIASWLADTIDTGAVDDFEVTLLAGANWAPELGETEFALSCAQCGNTVDSEGTATRIDGELYQFCCPSCEARFEEKYEQLREGAD
- a CDS encoding SHOCT domain-containing protein, with product MALTHATVPDAMMWGWHDGMWNDGHMAEWGSWGWGMMLFGLLWMALLVAVPLGFIYWLGTRSQSNGPAEDSALAVLQERYARGEIDDEEFDRRRARLTPDDGR
- a CDS encoding universal stress protein → MYDRILLSTDGTVASEDAETHALELAAAHNAVLHVLYVVDEDVVTAYSGDEYVDEAEGPEHGLEEHGEETLSELRRRAAETDVDVETAMQHGRPAETIVDHADDCDADLLVLGTKRRPDEYRALLGSVTDRVLRLTTRPATVVKTEVSE
- a CDS encoding ArsR/SmtB family transcription factor; translation: MTEEADPSDIFATLDDEYARDILVATKTDRLSAKELSEECDMSRPTVSRRVTSLVEQGLLEEYTHVDPGGRHYSEYEARLERVEVLLQAEGFDVQIDVRPDPADRITSIFEEMRGD
- a CDS encoding copper-translocating P-type ATPase produces the protein MDDHKDTAKNSQGGEDQQDTTSHQHEHGDHDEAVAESDEEGVEQELLEEEAHPAAAGEMASHEQHEHAGHEGDGHGHGSHEGHGEGHGGMHEGHEQMFRRRFFVSTLLSVPVLLYSEMLQEWLGFSVPTFPGSEWINPVFAVIVFAYGGVPFLQMAVPELKDRSPGMMTLISMAITVAFVYSLASVVFPTQSAFFWELVTLIDIMLLGHWIEMRSVRRASSAVDELAKLMPDTAERITDDGETEEVPVRELSEGDLVLVRPGASVPADGTVEEGDSDVNESMITGESKPVSKEPGDEVIGGTINGDGSLRVRVGATGEETTLAGIMRLVEEAQQSKSKTQVLADRAAGWLFYVALGAAVVTAIAWTVAVSFDATVIERVVTVLVIACPHALGLAIPLVVAINTSLAARNGMLVRDRIAMEDARNLDAIIFDKTGTLTEGEHGVVDMATVDGVDEDDALGLAAAVESDSEHMIARAIREAADERDVTTPDATAFEAIKGRGVRANVDGNEVYVGGPNLLAQLDSEIPDHLQHFADEAGQNAQTVVYLVRDGELIAAFAMADVIREESFRVVDALHDLGIEVAMLTGDSQDVANAVADELGIDTVFAEVLPQDKDEKVQELQDQGKLVGMVGDGVNDAPALTRADVGIAIGSGTDVAVQSADVILVQNNPMDVVRLVKLSKASYRKMQENIVWAAGYNVFAIPLAAGVLAPIGILLSPAVGALLMSLSTVIVAINAQLLRRVDLSIPELPSGTPATDAQPAD
- a CDS encoding ABC transporter ATP-binding protein, with the translated sequence MNGASKGDDARGTADSSGDTVVSANSVEKTYDSILPFTRSVEVLDGATLHVERGQVVGIMGENGSGKSTLMGILAGVLDHDAGEVERAGSIGWCPQEPRLYDRLTVDETFQLFGTAYGMSDDEIVDARAWLTDVLDFERFRDRQIRHLSGGNRQKVNLSVALMHEPDLLLLDEPYTGFDWETFLAFWDLTEELRTRGVGVAIISHIINERDRFDVVYELHEGHLHRQEIGDDDGLSSEPTDDDVACERTASFIDEAGAGSGQRATAGQEESE
- a CDS encoding DoxX family protein, whose translation is MSTLDSGMNQLESRVGGLTVGGKVHSLSAWFVLALRLMMGYAFAYSGFTKITGEFAAGGYLSNVAATNGNPLAGMFAWMGSTPWFVEFANVAVPWGELFIGLGLLVGAFVRLAAFFGALMMLMFYFGNWDMGHGFINGDFAYMLVFLAVAAFAAGRILGLDQYIENYDVGGETLVERYPALEYILG